A stretch of Camelina sativa cultivar DH55 chromosome 18, Cs, whole genome shotgun sequence DNA encodes these proteins:
- the LOC104760806 gene encoding RRP15-like protein, whose protein sequence is MSTGEEAHTAMAERGSRKRRVGVKKGTKAARNKKLKSKPSSSDRFKVTMKNQKIFQKRARDYNSDDEDEEKQPEVTIREQIFTDANMGPNYDVIEEDDGSDKDEHSDGEDHGEIESGVTKFATDGCNAFKVAFKAIMKKTKGDDDTLGPVLSAHKHLIAEKLAEEDAEKKAKGQARKAKHVIAEKGHVKPGSYLDSHEKILIGVATKGVVKLFNAVNKAQHAQKGLNPSRSKDAKVLKKRRKEAFFSELGKTKTDTKGQTPSNDDDAPAWAPLRDNYMLANPKLKDWDKKQETSEGDDFAGLSGDESYED, encoded by the exons ATGTCTACCGGAGAAGAAGCTCACACAGCGATGGCAGAGAGAGGTTCTAGAAAGAGAAGAGTCGGAGTAAAGAAAGGTACTAAGGCGGCGAGgaacaaaaagttaaaatcgAAACCTTCTTCGTCCGATAGGTTTAAAGTTACAATGaagaatcaaaagatttttCAGAAGAGAGCACGAGACTACAATTCCGATGACGAAGACGAAGAGAAGCAACCAGAAGTAACAATTCGTGAGCAGATCTTCACTGATGCGAACATGGGACCAAATTACGAtgtgattgaagaagatgatggttCGGATAAAGATGAGCATTCGGATGGTGAAGATCATGGAGAGATTGAATCTGGAGTTACCAAGTTTGCTACTGATGGTTGTAATGCTTTTAAAGTCGCttttaaagctataatgaagaAGACTAAAGGAGATGATGATACTTTG GGTCCAGTTTTATCAGCACATAAGCATCTTATAGCAGAGAAGCTAGCTGAAGAAGATGCTGAAAAGAAAGCTAAAGGTCAAGCTAGAAAGGCTAAACATGTG aTTGCTGAGAAAGGACATGTTAAACCTGGTAGCTATTTGGATTCCCATGAGAAGATTCTTATTGGTGTTGCCACTAAAGGAG TGGTCAAACTTTTCAATGCT GTAAACAAGGCTCAACATGCTCAGAAGGGTTTGAATCCTTCAAGGTCAAAAGACGCTAAAG TGTTGAAGAAGCGAAGAAAAGAAGCATTCTTCTCTGAGttagggaaaacaaaaacagacaCTAAG GGTCAAACACCGTCAAATGATGATGACGCTCCTGCTTGGGCTCCTCTACGTGATAATTACATGTTAGCTAATCCCAAGCTGAAGGACTGGGACAAGAAACAG GAAACAAGCGAGGGAGATGATTTTGCCGGTTTGTCAGGAGATGAAAGTTATGAAGACTGA